The following are encoded together in the Candidatus Hinthialibacter antarcticus genome:
- a CDS encoding ABC transporter permease: MLSWLRKQPMWRYRGLIRQLTARDLKVRYKVSVLGFFWSLLRPLLTIGVLAAVFSILDMESTRYNVTYPALLLATYMPWFYFSAAFLEGTQSVLGNAHLVKKVYCPRAVFPASVVASNLINFLLSMVVMVPLLYLCFDVTPTWALLQLPLVIVCHTLFLLGLCFALSMLNVLYRDTQQIVEFLALVWFYVSPVLYDSYEIYGRFGASSWWYFLNPMAGLLEWYRYCLLASNLQTTEALAPLNQMTFQFAVPYAIVISILFAFGGYALMRRLEPRAVDEL, translated from the coding sequence ATGCTAAGCTGGCTGCGCAAACAACCGATGTGGCGTTATCGCGGATTAATTCGCCAACTGACGGCGCGCGACCTCAAGGTGCGCTACAAGGTGTCGGTGTTGGGTTTTTTCTGGAGCCTGCTGCGCCCGCTGTTGACCATCGGCGTACTGGCGGCGGTGTTCTCCATCCTCGATATGGAGAGCACACGCTATAACGTGACGTATCCCGCCTTGCTCTTGGCGACGTACATGCCGTGGTTTTATTTTTCCGCCGCATTTCTCGAAGGGACGCAATCCGTCTTGGGCAACGCCCATCTGGTGAAGAAAGTCTATTGCCCGCGCGCGGTGTTTCCCGCCTCGGTGGTCGCGTCGAATTTGATTAACTTTTTGTTGTCGATGGTGGTGATGGTCCCGCTGTTGTATTTATGCTTTGACGTCACCCCGACCTGGGCGCTATTGCAGCTGCCGCTGGTGATCGTCTGCCACACGCTATTTTTGTTGGGGCTGTGTTTTGCGCTGTCGATGTTGAACGTCTTGTATCGCGACACTCAGCAGATCGTCGAATTTCTGGCGCTGGTGTGGTTTTACGTCTCACCGGTGTTGTATGATTCGTACGAAATATATGGGCGCTTCGGCGCGTCGTCGTGGTGGTATTTTTTGAACCCGATGGCGGGGCTTCTCGAGTGGTATCGCTATTGCCTGCTCGCCTCTAACCTGCAAACCACTGAAGCCTTGGCGCCGTTAAACCAGATGACGTTTCAATTCGCGGTCCCCTACGCCATCGTGATATCCATCTTGTTTGCCTTCGGCGGCTACGCCCTCATGCGCCGCCTCGAACCCCGCGCGGTGGATGAGTTGTAA
- the serA gene encoding phosphoglycerate dehydrogenase: MTFKVLVSDPLAQDGIDLLQSHNDVQVDVNTGLPPEELAKIIGEYDGLVIRSGTTVTADILAKADKLKVIGRAGVGVDNVDLNAATQRGVIVMNTPGGNTISTAEHSFALLMSLARNISQANQSLREGRWDRKKYTGTELFGKTLGIIGLGRVGREVGRRGLAFGMKVKGFDPFTSEDAMKKMGFEPATTDQVFESADFITVHTPKTQDTTHLIDDRAFAMMKKGVRIINCARGGIVDEEALLRALESGKCAGAALDVYEKEPPDADHPLVKSPDCICTPHLGASTEEAQVNVAIDIARNVLDALTGVEVRNAVNIPSVSPELRAVLTPYLDLAEKLGMFAIQYLGKPLEKMEITYSGGLSEHDCGYLSLAVLKGMLSAIMGETVNFVNAPILAEQRNISYTESKKAKSESYANLITVKLTSDSETISVSGTKYSTGDSRIVKVNDYHIEAKPYGTILFFKNVDKPGTIGQLCLVLGKNNINIADMTLGRRDPNGYAVTVCNVDGAVPNPVLDELRATQHVKELKLIHLG, from the coding sequence ATGACTTTTAAAGTTTTAGTCAGCGATCCACTCGCACAGGATGGCATTGATCTGCTTCAAAGCCACAACGATGTGCAGGTTGACGTGAATACGGGCCTGCCGCCCGAAGAACTGGCAAAAATTATTGGTGAATATGACGGCTTGGTCATCCGCAGCGGGACAACCGTGACGGCGGATATTCTGGCCAAGGCGGATAAATTAAAAGTGATCGGTCGCGCCGGCGTCGGCGTGGATAACGTCGATCTCAACGCAGCCACCCAACGCGGTGTGATCGTGATGAACACGCCCGGCGGCAATACGATCTCTACTGCGGAACACTCCTTCGCATTGTTGATGTCGCTGGCGCGTAATATCTCGCAAGCGAACCAATCGCTGCGCGAAGGCCGCTGGGACCGCAAAAAATACACCGGGACGGAATTGTTCGGCAAAACGCTGGGCATCATCGGCCTGGGTCGCGTAGGCCGTGAAGTGGGCCGCCGCGGGCTGGCCTTCGGCATGAAAGTGAAAGGGTTTGACCCCTTCACCAGCGAAGACGCCATGAAAAAAATGGGCTTTGAACCGGCGACCACCGACCAGGTGTTTGAGTCCGCCGATTTCATTACCGTGCATACCCCCAAGACGCAAGATACCACCCACCTGATCGACGACCGCGCCTTCGCCATGATGAAAAAAGGCGTTCGCATTATCAACTGCGCGCGCGGCGGCATTGTGGATGAAGAAGCATTGTTACGTGCTCTCGAAAGCGGAAAATGCGCCGGGGCCGCGCTGGACGTTTATGAAAAAGAGCCGCCTGACGCAGACCACCCGTTGGTCAAAAGCCCGGACTGCATCTGCACCCCACACCTGGGCGCTTCGACCGAAGAAGCCCAGGTCAACGTCGCGATCGACATTGCCCGCAATGTACTGGATGCGCTCACTGGCGTTGAAGTTCGCAACGCGGTCAATATCCCATCGGTTTCTCCCGAACTGCGCGCGGTGCTTACGCCGTATTTAGACCTGGCGGAAAAACTGGGCATGTTCGCGATTCAATACTTAGGCAAGCCGCTCGAAAAAATGGAAATCACTTACTCCGGCGGCCTGTCAGAACACGACTGCGGCTACTTATCGCTGGCGGTGCTCAAGGGAATGCTGTCCGCCATCATGGGCGAGACGGTCAACTTTGTGAACGCGCCGATTCTGGCGGAGCAGCGCAACATCAGTTACACCGAAAGCAAGAAAGCCAAATCGGAAAGTTACGCGAACCTGATTACCGTTAAACTAACGTCTGATTCAGAAACCATTTCGGTCTCAGGCACCAAGTACAGCACCGGCGATTCGCGCATTGTGAAAGTCAACGATTATCACATTGAAGCCAAGCCCTACGGAACGATTTTGTTCTTCAAAAACGTCGATAAGCCGGGCACCATCGGCCAACTGTGCCTCGTGTTGGGCAAGAACAACATCAACATCGCCGACATGACGCTAGGCCGCCGCGATCCCAACGGATATGCAGTGACGGTTTGTAACGTAGACGGCGCTGTACCGAACCCCGTCTTGGATGAATTACGCGCCACACAGCACGTCAAAGAATTAAAGTTGATTCATCTAGGTTAA
- a CDS encoding menaquinone biosynthesis protein: MNDLSSLRIGAVPFSNGLPLSFYLSEFLPGPPVIQAVPSQLGPMLARGELDVAMLSSIELKRHPEYQFIPGMGVCSDGPVHSVMLWARRPAQELTRVALDGNSLSSTMLLRILFREVWKNTPEYVTYTPPLANGLDIAEAALTIGDSSFIDAPDGVQVIDLGQVWKEHTGLPFVYAPWITREGIDPKAIAKPFQLALEKGLQNRRALAEHCAQNGGTQSADFYYRYLTESIYYPIGERELAGLQQYLARADR, from the coding sequence TTGAACGATCTGTCTTCATTGCGAATTGGCGCGGTCCCTTTCAGCAACGGACTGCCGCTTTCATTTTATCTTTCAGAATTTTTGCCGGGGCCGCCTGTGATTCAGGCGGTCCCTTCTCAATTGGGGCCGATGTTGGCGCGAGGCGAGTTAGACGTCGCCATGTTGTCGTCCATCGAACTCAAGCGCCATCCCGAGTATCAATTTATCCCCGGCATGGGCGTGTGCAGCGACGGCCCGGTGCATAGCGTAATGCTGTGGGCGCGGCGGCCTGCCCAAGAATTGACGCGGGTGGCGCTCGACGGCAACTCGCTCAGTTCCACCATGTTATTGCGCATTTTATTTCGTGAAGTATGGAAGAACACGCCTGAGTATGTGACCTATACGCCACCGCTGGCGAACGGCCTGGACATCGCCGAAGCCGCGCTGACCATCGGCGATAGCAGCTTCATCGACGCGCCGGATGGCGTTCAGGTGATTGATTTAGGCCAAGTGTGGAAAGAGCACACCGGCTTGCCGTTCGTGTACGCACCCTGGATCACACGGGAAGGCATCGACCCGAAAGCGATTGCGAAACCGTTTCAACTTGCGTTAGAAAAAGGGCTGCAAAACCGCCGGGCGCTGGCTGAACATTGCGCGCAAAACGGCGGGACGCAATCAGCCGATTTCTATTACCGCTATTTGACCGAGTCGATTTACTACCCCATCGGCGAACGCGAACTCGCCGGGCTTCAGCAATACCTCGCCCGGGCGGATAGATAA